A genome region from Micromonospora peucetia includes the following:
- a CDS encoding DAK2 domain-containing protein: MLDTLDATAVRRWCAGGLVALKRHQGEIDDLNVYPVPDGDTGTNMVLTLTSAQQALAMDLGTLPEDGHTAHGHALRLMARGALLGARGNSGVILSQILRGFADAVAAVPVVRGRELAAALRDGTAAAYAAVARPVEGTLLSVVAAAAHSAERADSDDLRAVARAAAGGAAHALARTPEQLPALARAGVVDAGGRGLCLLLDALVEVVTGESPERPTPAPRPVRPPATAVRETGSEEYAYEVQFLLDAGPEAVARLRDELDALGDSLVVVGDGSAGVGTWNVHVHVNDVGATIEAGVVAGRPHRISVTRFADQAAPVSPAVAADGRAAVVVAAGAGIAGLFTGEGATVVPGNPSIGELVDAIRVTGAARVVVLPNDPDTQAVASAAAREAHGLGIKVSVVPTRSPVQALAALAVRDPGRRFEDDVIAMAEAAGACRYAEVCYARREALTVAGPCRPGDVLALVEGEVHLIGSDLTDTCAAVVDRMLGGGGELVTLLSGADAPDGLADAVREHVERRWPFVEVQAFAGGQPHYPLLVGVE; the protein is encoded by the coding sequence GTGCTGGACACCCTCGACGCCACCGCGGTCCGCCGTTGGTGTGCGGGCGGGCTGGTCGCGCTCAAGCGCCACCAGGGCGAGATCGACGACCTGAACGTCTATCCGGTGCCCGACGGCGACACCGGCACCAACATGGTGCTCACCCTCACCTCCGCCCAGCAGGCGCTCGCGATGGATCTCGGCACCCTCCCGGAGGACGGCCACACCGCGCACGGGCACGCGTTGCGGCTGATGGCCCGGGGCGCGCTGCTGGGCGCGCGGGGCAACTCGGGGGTGATCCTGTCGCAGATCCTGCGCGGCTTCGCCGACGCCGTCGCCGCCGTGCCGGTCGTGCGGGGGCGCGAGTTGGCCGCCGCCCTGCGCGACGGCACCGCCGCCGCCTACGCCGCGGTCGCCCGCCCGGTCGAGGGCACGCTGCTCAGCGTCGTCGCCGCGGCGGCGCATTCCGCCGAGCGGGCCGACAGTGACGACCTGCGCGCGGTCGCCCGGGCGGCGGCGGGCGGGGCGGCGCACGCGTTGGCCCGCACCCCCGAGCAGCTCCCGGCACTGGCCCGGGCCGGCGTGGTGGACGCCGGCGGCAGGGGCCTGTGCCTGCTGCTCGACGCGCTGGTCGAGGTGGTCACCGGTGAGAGCCCCGAGCGGCCCACGCCCGCGCCGCGCCCGGTCCGCCCGCCGGCCACCGCCGTCCGCGAGACCGGTTCCGAGGAGTACGCGTACGAGGTGCAGTTCCTGCTCGACGCCGGGCCGGAGGCGGTGGCCCGGCTGCGGGACGAGCTGGACGCCCTGGGCGACTCGCTGGTGGTCGTCGGCGACGGGAGCGCAGGCGTGGGCACCTGGAACGTGCACGTGCACGTCAACGACGTGGGCGCGACGATCGAGGCGGGCGTGGTGGCCGGTCGGCCGCACCGCATCTCGGTGACCCGCTTCGCCGACCAGGCGGCACCGGTGTCGCCCGCCGTGGCGGCGGACGGTCGGGCCGCCGTGGTGGTGGCCGCCGGGGCGGGCATCGCCGGGTTGTTCACCGGCGAGGGCGCGACGGTGGTGCCCGGCAACCCGTCCATCGGCGAGCTGGTGGACGCGATCCGGGTCACCGGGGCGGCTCGCGTGGTGGTGCTGCCCAACGACCCGGACACGCAGGCGGTGGCGAGTGCCGCCGCCCGGGAGGCGCACGGGCTCGGCATCAAGGTCAGCGTGGTGCCGACCCGCTCGCCGGTACAGGCGCTGGCCGCCCTCGCGGTGCGTGACCCGGGGCGGCGGTTCGAGGACGACGTGATCGCGATGGCCGAGGCGGCCGGCGCCTGCCGCTACGCCGAGGTCTGCTACGCCCGTCGCGAGGCGCTCACCGTCGCCGGCCCCTGCCGTCCCGGCGACGTGCTGGCGCTGGTCGAGGGGGAGGTGCACCTGATCGGGTCCGATCTGACCGACACCTGTGCCGCCGTGGTCGACCGGATGCTCGGCGGCGGCGGTGAGCTGGTGACGCTGCTCTCCGGTGCGGACGCCCCCGACGGGCTCGCCGACGCGGTCCGTGAGCACGTCGAGCGGCGCTGGCCGTTCGTCGAGGTGCAGGCGTTCGCGGGCGGGCAGCCGCACTATCCGCTCCTGGTGGGGGTCGAATGA
- the rpmB gene encoding 50S ribosomal protein L28: MASVCDVCGKGPGFGHNVSHSHRRTNRRWNPNIQSVRTPAGGGNTKKLQVCTSCIKAGKVTRA; this comes from the coding sequence GTGGCTAGCGTGTGCGACGTCTGTGGCAAGGGACCGGGCTTCGGCCACAACGTGTCCCACTCGCACCGGCGGACCAACCGCCGCTGGAACCCGAACATCCAGTCGGTGCGTACCCCGGCCGGTGGCGGCAACACCAAGAAGTTGCAGGTCTGCACCTCCTGCATCAAGGCTGGCAAGGTCACCCGCGCCTGA
- a CDS encoding GNAT family N-acetyltransferase: MSEIEIRVERFDSAVARRLIRAALADLGTRYGGSGDETPVDAGEFEPPSGAFLIAHLGGEPVGCGGWRSHGDEGDTAELKRMYTAPAARGRGVARAVLAAVERSAREHGRKRIVLECGDKQPEAIAMYTAAGYERIPNFGYYRDAPGCISFARTL, from the coding sequence GTGAGTGAGATCGAGATTCGCGTCGAGCGCTTCGACTCGGCGGTGGCGCGGCGGCTGATCCGCGCCGCACTGGCCGACCTCGGCACCCGGTACGGCGGCAGCGGCGACGAGACCCCGGTCGACGCGGGTGAGTTCGAGCCGCCCTCGGGGGCCTTCCTCATCGCCCACCTCGGCGGCGAGCCGGTCGGCTGCGGCGGCTGGCGCAGCCACGGCGACGAGGGCGACACCGCCGAGCTGAAGCGGATGTACACCGCACCGGCGGCCCGGGGCCGGGGCGTGGCCCGGGCGGTGCTGGCGGCGGTGGAGCGCTCGGCCCGGGAGCACGGGCGCAAGCGGATCGTCCTGGAGTGTGGCGACAAGCAGCCCGAGGCCATCGCCATGTACACGGCGGCCGGCTACGAGCGGATCCCCAACTTCGGCTACTACCGGGACGCCCCGGGCTGCATTTCCTTCGCCCGCACGCTCTGA
- a CDS encoding thiamine-phosphate kinase, whose protein sequence is MSVAGVGEFGLIDRVTARLSYGSTVLLGPGDDAAVVAAPDARVAASTDVLVEGRHFRRDWSSARDVGHRAAAANLADIVAMGAQPTALLVALCMPPELETGWAEELADGLAAEAAKVGASVVGGDMAASPTLTIAVTALGDLGGRPPVTRSGARPGDVLALAGRIGYAAAGLTVLSRGFRTPRLLVEACRRPEVPYLAGPHAARLGATAMIDVSDGLLADLGHVAKASGVAVDVRRDAFEVPRQMRDAAQALGVDPYTWLLAGGDDHALAATFPAAVALPPDWQPIGRVTEGSGITVDGRPYDGPTGWDHFR, encoded by the coding sequence ATGAGTGTCGCGGGGGTCGGCGAGTTCGGCCTGATCGATCGGGTGACCGCCCGGTTGTCGTATGGATCGACCGTTCTGCTCGGGCCCGGGGACGACGCGGCGGTGGTGGCCGCCCCGGACGCCCGGGTCGCGGCCTCGACCGACGTGCTGGTGGAGGGGCGGCACTTCCGGCGGGACTGGTCCAGCGCGCGTGACGTCGGCCACCGGGCGGCGGCGGCGAACCTGGCCGACATCGTCGCCATGGGGGCGCAGCCGACGGCGCTGCTGGTCGCGCTCTGCATGCCGCCGGAGCTGGAGACCGGGTGGGCCGAGGAACTCGCCGACGGGCTGGCCGCCGAGGCGGCGAAGGTCGGCGCGAGCGTGGTGGGCGGGGACATGGCGGCCAGCCCGACGTTGACGATCGCGGTCACCGCCCTTGGCGACCTCGGCGGCCGGCCGCCGGTGACGCGCTCCGGCGCACGGCCGGGGGATGTGCTGGCCCTGGCCGGCCGCATCGGGTACGCGGCGGCCGGGCTGACCGTGCTCTCCCGGGGCTTCCGCACGCCCCGACTGCTGGTGGAGGCGTGCCGGCGGCCCGAGGTGCCCTACCTGGCGGGGCCGCACGCCGCCCGGCTCGGCGCCACCGCCATGATCGACGTGTCGGACGGGCTGCTCGCCGACCTCGGGCACGTGGCGAAGGCCAGCGGGGTAGCCGTGGACGTGCGCCGGGACGCCTTCGAGGTGCCCCGGCAGATGCGCGACGCAGCCCAGGCGCTCGGCGTCGACCCGTACACCTGGCTGCTCGCCGGAGGCGATGACCACGCGCTGGCCGCGACCTTCCCGGCGGCGGTGGCGCTGCCGCCCGACTGGCAGCCGATCGGGCGGGTCACGGAGGGTTCGGGCATCACGGTCGACGGCCGGCCGTACGACGGACCTACTGGCTGGGACCACTTTCGGTAA
- a CDS encoding Lrp/AsnC ligand binding domain-containing protein, producing MVQAYILIQTEVGRARDVAGLISDLAGVVRVDAVTGPYDVVVLTEANTVDELGKLIVSNVQMVPGITRTLTCSVVRL from the coding sequence GTGGTTCAGGCGTACATCCTCATCCAGACCGAGGTCGGACGGGCGCGTGACGTGGCCGGTCTCATCTCGGACCTTGCCGGCGTGGTACGCGTCGACGCCGTCACCGGGCCGTACGACGTGGTCGTGCTCACCGAGGCGAACACCGTCGACGAGCTCGGCAAACTCATCGTCAGCAACGTGCAGATGGTGCCCGGCATCACCCGCACCCTCACGTGTTCGGTGGTGCGCCTGTAA
- a CDS encoding DUF3515 family protein, with protein MDKITDSPVTDSAQPDEAAPERPARDRTTRGAALVATLIALPITVLVGGLAFAQLSSNERAEPAATPSATATTAGPRSTAPVEMAAPALAERPATVCRALLSQLPATVNDLPQRPVTAGPEQNAAYGDPAVTVACGGAEPTVGETDDVWTVNRVCWHATEQADATVLTTLDRETAVTVRVPRSYGPALQWVSPISDTLVATVPSGAAPSGCQG; from the coding sequence GTGGACAAGATCACTGACTCCCCCGTGACCGATTCCGCCCAGCCGGACGAGGCTGCCCCCGAGCGGCCGGCCCGCGACCGGACGACCCGTGGCGCCGCGCTGGTCGCGACGCTGATCGCGCTGCCGATCACCGTGTTGGTGGGCGGCCTCGCGTTCGCCCAACTCTCCTCGAACGAGCGGGCCGAGCCGGCAGCCACGCCGAGCGCGACCGCCACCACCGCCGGCCCGCGGTCCACCGCGCCGGTCGAGATGGCCGCGCCGGCGCTGGCCGAACGGCCCGCCACGGTCTGCCGGGCCCTGCTCTCCCAGTTGCCAGCCACGGTCAACGACCTCCCGCAGCGTCCGGTCACCGCCGGCCCGGAGCAGAACGCCGCGTACGGCGACCCGGCGGTCACCGTCGCCTGCGGCGGGGCCGAGCCGACCGTCGGCGAGACCGACGACGTCTGGACGGTCAACCGGGTCTGCTGGCATGCCACCGAGCAGGCCGACGCCACCGTGCTCACCACGCTGGACCGGGAGACGGCCGTCACGGTCCGCGTGCCGCGCAGCTACGGACCGGCGTTGCAGTGGGTCTCCCCCATCTCGGACACCCTCGTGGCCACGGTGCCCTCCGGCGCCGCCCCGAGCGGCTGCCAGGGCTGA
- a CDS encoding D-alanine--D-alanine ligase family protein: MTTPGRTRVAIVFGGRSPEHGISCVSAGSVLGALDPDEFEVVPVGITRAGQWVLTSGDPAQLAIDARRLPEITAESGTDIVLRADPTGNGLMVLDPTEGPRALADVDVVFPVLHGAYGEDGTIQGMLEMAGIPYVGANVFASAAAMDKEFTKKLCAAEGIPVGPYAVLRNGMTLSEADKERLGLPVFVKPSRAGSSFGITKVDDWAALDAAVATARQIDSKVLIEAAVVGREIECGVLESEASGAPEASVLAEVRVVGDYDFYDFEAKYIDSESACEYDIPAGLPERVTRQVQEYAVRAFTALDCAGLARADFFVTPELDVYLNEINTMPGFTPTSMFPRMWAASGLEYPKLVNRLIRTALHRGTGLH; this comes from the coding sequence GTGACCACCCCAGGCAGGACCCGCGTGGCGATCGTCTTCGGCGGCCGTAGCCCGGAGCACGGCATCTCCTGCGTCAGCGCCGGCAGCGTGCTCGGAGCCCTCGACCCGGACGAGTTCGAGGTGGTGCCGGTGGGCATCACCCGGGCCGGTCAGTGGGTGCTGACCAGCGGCGACCCGGCCCAGTTGGCGATCGACGCGCGCCGGCTGCCGGAGATCACCGCCGAGTCCGGCACCGACATCGTGCTGCGCGCCGACCCGACCGGCAACGGGCTGATGGTGCTCGACCCGACCGAGGGTCCCCGGGCACTCGCCGACGTCGACGTGGTCTTCCCGGTGCTGCACGGCGCCTACGGTGAGGACGGCACCATCCAGGGCATGCTGGAGATGGCCGGCATCCCCTACGTCGGGGCGAACGTCTTCGCCTCCGCCGCAGCCATGGACAAGGAGTTCACCAAGAAGCTCTGCGCCGCCGAGGGCATTCCGGTGGGCCCGTACGCGGTGCTGCGCAACGGGATGACGCTGAGCGAGGCCGACAAGGAGCGGCTCGGCCTGCCGGTCTTCGTGAAGCCGTCCCGGGCCGGTTCGTCGTTCGGCATCACCAAGGTCGACGACTGGGCGGCCCTGGACGCGGCCGTCGCCACCGCCCGCCAGATCGATTCGAAGGTGCTCATCGAGGCGGCGGTCGTCGGCCGCGAGATCGAGTGCGGCGTGCTGGAGAGCGAGGCCTCCGGTGCGCCGGAGGCGTCCGTGCTGGCCGAGGTCCGGGTGGTCGGGGACTACGACTTCTACGACTTCGAGGCGAAGTACATCGACTCCGAGTCCGCCTGCGAGTACGACATCCCCGCCGGCCTGCCCGAGCGGGTGACCCGTCAGGTCCAGGAGTACGCCGTCCGCGCCTTCACCGCGCTCGACTGCGCCGGCCTGGCCCGGGCCGACTTCTTCGTCACCCCGGAGCTGGACGTCTACCTCAACGAGATCAACACCATGCCGGGCTTCACCCCGACGTCGATGTTCCCTCGGATGTGGGCGGCGTCCGGGCTGGAATACCCGAAGCTGGTCAACCGCCTCATCCGCACCGCCCTGCACCGCGGCACCGGCCTGCACTGA
- a CDS encoding ATP-binding protein, whose translation MSADPLIESLSAALDARPDDLPLRLHLAALLLDAGRAGEAIAQVGQALARDPGNGQAQALMQRALGGPVPPPPTPPPAGPPPPAGPQPPAGPQPPAPAGPGSPAATAGQDPLAAYEQELADIVPPRFARAGDEPEPVAGHSDRVYDVEASGIRLADVGGMTAVKERLELAFLGPLRNPELRRMYGKSLRGGLMLYGPPGCGKTFLARAVAGEMGAKFISLSIVDVLDMWMGNSERNLHELFEAARRNAPCVLFLDEVDALGHKRSQVGSSSMRTLGNQLLAELDGMEGSNEGVFVLAATNTPWDVDPALRRPGRLDRVVLVLPPDAEARRSILEYHLRDRPIAGIDLRKIVAATEDYSGADLAHLCETAAEFAMADSVRTGEVRMIEHRDLERAAKEVRPSTKPWMATARNVAMFANEGGVYDDLVAYLKRRRML comes from the coding sequence ATGAGCGCTGATCCCCTCATCGAGTCCCTTTCGGCGGCGCTGGACGCCCGCCCGGACGACCTGCCGCTGCGACTGCATCTCGCCGCGCTGCTGCTGGACGCCGGCCGGGCCGGGGAGGCGATCGCGCAGGTCGGGCAGGCGCTCGCCCGGGATCCGGGCAACGGCCAGGCGCAGGCGCTGATGCAGCGGGCGCTGGGTGGCCCCGTACCCCCGCCGCCGACGCCGCCCCCGGCGGGCCCGCCGCCCCCGGCAGGCCCGCAGCCGCCGGCGGGCCCGCAGCCGCCGGCACCGGCCGGGCCCGGCAGTCCCGCCGCGACCGCCGGCCAGGATCCGCTCGCCGCCTACGAGCAGGAACTGGCCGACATCGTGCCGCCGCGTTTCGCCCGCGCCGGCGACGAGCCGGAGCCGGTGGCCGGCCACTCCGACCGGGTGTACGACGTGGAGGCCTCCGGCATCCGGCTCGCCGACGTGGGCGGCATGACGGCGGTCAAGGAACGGTTGGAGCTGGCCTTCCTCGGCCCGCTGCGCAACCCGGAACTGCGCAGGATGTACGGCAAGAGCCTCCGTGGCGGCCTGATGCTCTACGGCCCGCCCGGCTGCGGCAAGACCTTCCTGGCCCGGGCGGTCGCCGGGGAGATGGGCGCGAAGTTCATCTCGTTGTCCATCGTGGACGTGCTGGACATGTGGATGGGCAACTCGGAGCGCAACCTGCACGAGCTGTTCGAGGCGGCCCGACGCAACGCGCCCTGCGTGCTCTTCCTCGACGAGGTCGACGCGCTGGGGCACAAGCGCTCCCAGGTCGGCTCCAGTTCGATGCGGACGCTGGGCAACCAGTTGCTGGCGGAGTTGGACGGGATGGAGGGCAGCAACGAGGGGGTCTTCGTGCTGGCCGCCACGAACACCCCGTGGGACGTCGACCCGGCGTTGCGCCGGCCGGGGCGGCTCGACCGGGTGGTGCTGGTGCTGCCGCCGGACGCCGAGGCGCGACGGTCCATCCTGGAGTACCACCTGCGGGACCGGCCGATCGCGGGGATCGACCTGCGGAAGATCGTCGCGGCGACCGAGGACTACTCGGGCGCCGACCTGGCCCACCTCTGCGAGACGGCCGCCGAGTTCGCGATGGCCGACTCGGTGCGCACCGGCGAGGTGCGGATGATCGAGCACCGGGACCTGGAGCGGGCGGCGAAGGAGGTCCGGCCGTCGACGAAGCCGTGGATGGCCACGGCCCGCAACGTGGCGATGTTCGCCAACGAGGGGGGCGTCTACGACGACCTGGTCGCGTACCTGAAGCGGCGCCGGATGCTGTGA
- a CDS encoding helix-turn-helix domain-containing protein, giving the protein MAPKTARARRLGIALRTHREAAGLTLEAAADEISSTRSTLSRYENAQTLVSPATVRALLTLYGVGADEVVAAVQLAKDARKPGWWVSYSHLLDRRTIDFIALEAEATGIANFEPSVVPGLLQTADYIRGVMRGGPHTLRDDEVEQRVQFRLDRQQRLIGDQPPILDAIIDEGALLRPVGDRPVMETQLQHLVKMGELPNITVQVIPLSAGYHRGTRGSLHILEFADPEDPIIASVETVAGQMVLDRPGDLRTCTKIMEHLRTVALSPTDSRDLLLQLRKGR; this is encoded by the coding sequence ATGGCTCCCAAGACCGCCCGCGCCCGCCGACTGGGCATCGCGCTACGCACCCACCGGGAAGCCGCCGGCCTCACGCTGGAGGCCGCGGCGGACGAGATCAGCAGCACCCGGAGCACCCTGTCCCGCTACGAGAACGCGCAGACGCTGGTCAGCCCCGCCACCGTGCGCGCCCTGCTCACCCTCTACGGAGTCGGCGCGGACGAGGTCGTCGCCGCCGTGCAGCTCGCCAAGGACGCCCGCAAGCCCGGCTGGTGGGTGTCCTACTCGCACCTGCTGGACCGGCGAACCATCGACTTCATCGCGCTGGAGGCCGAGGCGACCGGCATCGCCAACTTCGAACCGTCGGTGGTGCCGGGGCTTTTGCAGACCGCCGACTACATCCGAGGCGTAATGCGGGGCGGCCCGCACACCCTGCGTGACGACGAGGTGGAGCAGCGGGTCCAGTTCCGACTCGACCGGCAGCAGCGGCTCATCGGCGACCAGCCGCCGATCCTGGACGCCATCATCGACGAGGGCGCGCTGCTGCGGCCCGTCGGCGACCGGCCGGTGATGGAGACCCAGCTGCAACACCTGGTCAAGATGGGCGAGCTGCCCAACATCACGGTCCAGGTGATACCGCTCTCCGCCGGCTACCACCGGGGCACCCGGGGCTCGCTGCACATCCTGGAGTTCGCAGACCCCGAGGACCCGATCATCGCCTCGGTGGAGACGGTAGCCGGGCAGATGGTCCTCGACCGGCCGGGCGACCTGCGCACCTGCACCAAGATCATGGAGCACCTGCGGACCGTCGCGCTCAGCCCGACGGACAGCCGCGACCTGCTCCTCCAACTCCGGAAGGGACGGTAG
- a CDS encoding DUF397 domain-containing protein, with amino-acid sequence MTPTISAALGAARWRKSSRSGDEGACVEMAVIPDTVAVRDSKDPSGPALLFPPAAWATFVGAPPGH; translated from the coding sequence ATGACACCGACGATCAGCGCGGCGCTGGGTGCGGCGCGGTGGCGCAAGAGCAGCCGCAGCGGCGACGAGGGGGCGTGCGTGGAGATGGCGGTCATCCCCGACACGGTCGCCGTCCGCGACTCCAAGGACCCGTCCGGCCCCGCGCTGCTCTTCCCGCCGGCCGCATGGGCCACCTTCGTCGGGGCGCCGCCCGGACACTGA
- a CDS encoding putative protein N(5)-glutamine methyltransferase yields MSVFSFRPDRSALVRRLRTAGCVYAEDEAELLIAAADSAGTLAGLVDRRVAGLPLEHVLGWAEFCGERIAVDPGVFVPRARTALLVDVAVAVTGPAAAVVDLCCGSGATTVALARRLAPRWLAAADVDPAAVACARRNLAPLAVPVFQGDLYDPLPVRWRGRLDLVLANAPYVPTAAVALMPPEARLHEAPVALDGGPDGLAVLRRVAEGAARWLAPGGHLVVETGQTQVDALRAALTAVGLHPTVTRDDDRDATAVTARRPG; encoded by the coding sequence GTGAGCGTCTTCTCCTTCCGCCCCGACCGGTCCGCCCTCGTGCGCCGGCTACGCACCGCCGGCTGCGTCTACGCCGAGGACGAGGCCGAGCTGCTGATCGCCGCCGCCGATTCGGCCGGGACGCTGGCCGGACTGGTCGACCGCCGGGTCGCCGGGCTGCCGCTGGAACATGTGCTCGGCTGGGCCGAGTTCTGCGGCGAACGGATCGCCGTCGACCCCGGCGTGTTCGTGCCGCGGGCGCGTACCGCCCTGCTGGTCGACGTCGCCGTCGCGGTGACCGGGCCGGCGGCGGCCGTGGTGGACCTGTGCTGCGGTTCCGGCGCCACCACGGTGGCGCTGGCCCGCCGGCTCGCGCCGCGCTGGCTGGCCGCCGCTGACGTGGACCCCGCCGCCGTGGCCTGCGCCCGCCGAAACCTGGCCCCGCTGGCCGTCCCGGTCTTCCAGGGCGACCTGTACGACCCGCTGCCGGTGCGCTGGCGGGGCCGGCTGGACCTGGTGCTGGCCAACGCCCCGTACGTGCCGACGGCGGCCGTGGCGTTGATGCCGCCGGAAGCACGGCTGCACGAGGCGCCGGTGGCCCTCGACGGCGGGCCGGACGGGCTGGCGGTGCTGCGTCGCGTCGCCGAGGGCGCGGCGCGCTGGCTGGCCCCGGGCGGGCACCTGGTGGTGGAAACGGGACAGACGCAGGTGGACGCGCTCCGCGCGGCGCTGACCGCCGTGGGACTGCACCCGACGGTGACCCGGGACGACGACCGGGACGCCACCGCCGTCACGGCCCGCCGCCCCGGCTGA
- a CDS encoding cystathionine gamma-lyase yields MADQHDGTRCVRAGLPEPVPGQPFLPGPVFAAPYHLDPWAGPAAAPDGYGRSDNPTRRLLEAAVGELEGGDCRVFASGQAAITGLLLTVLRPGDTVVLPSDGYFSVRAFAADTLEGIGVRVLLAPTAGPHPGFDGVRLVLLETPANPGLDVADVAALAARAHAAGALVAVDNTTATPLGQRPLDLGADVVVASGTKALTGHSDLLLGYVATRSAELRDAVTAWRNATGAVPGAFDAWLAHRSLATLDLRLARQTANAQALAGLLAGRADVTGVRWPGLPGDPAHLVASAQMRRIPGVLAFDLGDADRVARFLDAARLVFAATSFGGPHTTADRRAQWGDDTPPGFVRLSCGLEDAVDLVADVAAALDASR; encoded by the coding sequence ATGGCCGACCAGCACGACGGCACCCGCTGCGTCCGCGCCGGCCTGCCCGAGCCGGTTCCCGGCCAGCCGTTCCTGCCCGGGCCGGTGTTCGCCGCGCCCTACCACCTGGATCCGTGGGCGGGGCCGGCGGCAGCGCCGGACGGCTACGGCCGGTCCGACAACCCCACCCGGCGGCTGCTGGAGGCGGCGGTCGGGGAGTTGGAGGGGGGCGACTGCCGGGTCTTCGCCAGCGGGCAGGCCGCGATCACCGGGCTGTTGCTGACGGTGCTGAGGCCGGGGGACACCGTGGTGCTCCCGTCGGACGGATACTTCTCCGTCCGGGCCTTCGCCGCCGACACCCTGGAAGGCATCGGGGTCCGGGTGCTCCTCGCCCCGACCGCCGGCCCGCACCCGGGGTTCGACGGCGTACGCCTGGTGCTGCTGGAGACCCCGGCCAACCCCGGCCTGGACGTCGCCGACGTGGCGGCGCTGGCCGCCCGGGCGCATGCCGCCGGTGCGCTGGTCGCGGTCGACAACACCACGGCCACGCCGCTCGGGCAGCGTCCGCTCGACCTGGGCGCCGACGTCGTGGTGGCCTCCGGAACCAAGGCCCTGACCGGGCACTCCGACCTGCTGCTCGGCTACGTCGCGACCCGCTCGGCCGAGCTGCGGGACGCGGTCACCGCCTGGCGGAACGCCACCGGGGCGGTGCCCGGCGCGTTCGACGCCTGGCTCGCGCACCGGTCGCTGGCCACCCTGGACCTGCGGCTGGCCCGGCAGACCGCGAACGCTCAGGCCCTCGCGGGGCTGCTCGCGGGGCGTGCCGACGTGACCGGGGTGCGCTGGCCGGGGCTGCCCGGCGACCCGGCCCACCTGGTGGCGTCGGCGCAGATGCGCCGGATCCCCGGGGTGCTCGCCTTCGATCTCGGCGACGCCGATCGGGTGGCCCGGTTCCTCGACGCGGCCCGGCTGGTGTTCGCGGCGACCTCCTTCGGCGGCCCGCACACCACCGCCGACCGGCGGGCCCAGTGGGGCGACGACACCCCGCCCGGCTTCGTCCGGCTCTCCTGCGGGTTGGAGGACGCCGTCGACCTGGTCGCCGACGTGGCCGCCGCGCTGGACGCCAGCCGGTGA
- a CDS encoding NAD(P)H-dependent glycerol-3-phosphate dehydrogenase, with amino-acid sequence MSGHVAVLGAGSWGTAFAKILADAGRDVTVWARRQAVADTIRAERRNPEYLPDVLLPSRVTATGDAAEAITGAEVVVLAVPSQTLRGNLAGWAAHLHPDATLVSLMKGIELGTTRRMSEVIVETTGVAADRVVVVSGPNLAPEIAAEQPAATVVACTDADRATLVQRSITTSYFRPYTNDDVIGCELGGAVKNVIALAYGIAVAMGFGDNTRATLVTRGLAETARLGVALGADPLTFAGLAGMGDLVASCSSPLARNRTFGEHLGRGATLEEARIATRQTAEGVKSALALRDLARAHSVEMPITEQVEMVCHEGMDPRLAVTTLMSRTTKPE; translated from the coding sequence GTGAGCGGGCACGTCGCGGTCCTGGGGGCCGGCTCGTGGGGCACCGCGTTCGCCAAGATCCTCGCCGATGCCGGCCGGGACGTCACCGTCTGGGCCCGCCGGCAGGCGGTCGCCGACACGATCCGCGCCGAGCGGCGCAACCCGGAGTACCTGCCGGACGTGCTGCTGCCGTCCCGGGTCACGGCGACCGGGGACGCCGCCGAGGCGATCACCGGGGCGGAGGTGGTGGTGCTGGCCGTGCCGTCGCAGACGCTGCGCGGCAACCTGGCCGGGTGGGCCGCGCACCTGCACCCGGACGCCACCCTGGTGTCGCTGATGAAGGGCATCGAGCTCGGCACCACCAGACGGATGAGCGAAGTGATCGTGGAGACCACCGGGGTGGCGGCGGACCGGGTGGTGGTGGTCTCCGGTCCCAACCTGGCCCCGGAGATCGCGGCCGAGCAGCCTGCCGCGACCGTGGTCGCCTGCACCGACGCCGACCGGGCCACGCTGGTGCAGCGTTCGATCACCACCTCGTACTTCCGCCCGTACACGAACGACGACGTGATCGGCTGCGAGTTGGGCGGCGCGGTGAAGAACGTGATCGCCCTGGCGTACGGCATCGCGGTGGCGATGGGCTTCGGCGACAACACCCGGGCCACGCTCGTCACCCGGGGGCTGGCCGAGACGGCCCGGCTCGGGGTGGCCCTCGGCGCCGACCCGCTCACCTTCGCCGGCCTGGCCGGGATGGGTGACCTGGTCGCCTCCTGCTCGTCGCCGCTGGCCCGCAACCGCACCTTCGGTGAGCACCTGGGCCGGGGCGCGACCCTGGAGGAGGCCCGTATCGCCACCCGGCAGACCGCCGAGGGCGTCAAGAGCGCGCTGGCCCTGCGCGACCTGGCCCGGGCGCACTCGGTGGAGATGCCGATCACCGAGCAGGTCGAGATGGTCTGCCACGAGGGCATGGACCCCCGGCTGGCCGTGACCACCCTGATGAGCCGCACCACCAAGCCGGAGTGA